GCCCACTTTGCATCTGCTGTGATCGTGAACAGCGGTAACGCTAACGCTTGCACAGGCGAAAAGGGCTATGCCGATGCTGAACGTATGGCTGTCCTCACGGAAGAAGCCTTGAAGCTCACGCCGAAGAGCGTGCTTGTTTGCAGCACGGGCGTGATTGGCCACTTGATGCCGATGGACAAGATCGAAGCCGGTATCCCGAAGCTCGTGGAAAAGCTCCATGAAGATGCTTCCGAAGAATTCGGCCGCGCAATCCTCACAACGGACCTTGCTCTCAAGAGCCACGCTGTGGAAATCAAGACCGAAAAGGGTGTGGTGACTATCGGTGGCGCCTGCAAGGGTTCTGGCATGATCCACCCGAACATGGCAACGATGCTTGCGTTCATCACGACTGACCTTGCTTTGCCGATTGACTTCTTTGCTGAATTCCGCGCTAACATCGCAGACTCCTTCAACGCTATTACGGTTGATGGTGACACCAGCACGAACGACACTTGCATCATGCTTGCTAACGGCATGAGCGGCATCAAGTACGAAGACCTTTCGCTCAGCGAGCAGGGCGAATTCCGCGCTGCTTTGACGCTCGTGATGCAGAGCCTCGCCAAGGACATTGTCCGCGATGGTGAAGGTGCAACGAAGCTCATCGAACTCCGCATTGAAAAGGCTGAAAGCCACGAAGAAGCACTCCGCATGGCCCGCTTCATCGGTACGTCGAACCTCGCCAAGTGCGCTATGTTCGGTGAAGACCCGAACTGGGGCCGTATCCTTAGCAGTGCTGGTTCTAGCGGCTGCAACATGGTTGCCGAACACACGGACCTCTACTTTGGTGAAGTCAAGGTTCTTGAAGGTGGCCGTCCGGTACAGCTGGATGAAAAGCAGACGGCTGCACTGCATGCCGTGGTTCGTCAGCGTGAATACAAAGTAACGCTCGTGTTGAACATTGGTCAGGCTTCTGCAAGTGCATTCACTTGCGACTTGAGCTATGGCTATGTGAAAATCAACGCAGAGTATACAACGTAATTAGTTACTAGTTAATAGTTCCTAGTTACTAGAGTTGTCATTCCCGACCCTGTCCTCGCTTAACGGGGATGATCGGGAATCTCCTTTTTTAGAACTTCTCGGGTATGCTCCGGGAAGTTTTTGTTTTATATTTAACTTATATGATTCGTACAGCTTTTCTTGCTATTCTTTGTTCTTGTGCGATAGCTCTTGGTCAAAATGCAAATCTTGACCCGGTTGACTACAACAAGGTTAAAGTCAACCCAGCCGATATGGCGGAATTTCAAGATGCTCGTAATAGTCTGTGGCTTGCGCTGAAAAATGGCGATGTTAACAAGGTCGATGTCGCTCTTGCGTTCTTGTCTCATGAGATGATTCCTGAGTCGGCGTTGGATAGTTTGGAACTTCTTCAGATAAACTTGTTGCTGGAACGCTATGACCAGGCCATTCCGCAGTTTGCGAATATGCTTATGAAAGGGCGTAAAAAAGTCCGATACTCCTTCGCCTACGATTCCCTATTCCATTACTTAAGAAACGAGACCCGCTTTGCAGCCGAATATACGGACCGTTCTGCGGAGCGCGACCAAGCAGAACGTCATATGAAATTAAAGGGGTACATGACTGAAGCGGCACAGGCAAACATAAAGCAGGAATACAAGGATCTTGCATCCATTTTTGCGGATTTGCACCCCTTTTATCATTTTTTTGATAAGGGATTTTGGACTTATCTAATAACAATCAACAAAGTTCCCGACAACGACAGCTTGGCAAATATTATTTCACAAAGAGTAGAGGATAGAGTCGATCTTCATCAAGAAATGGACACGGTTGCCGTCAAGTTGATGATTGAAAGAATTCAGGCTTTTTGTGAAAAATATCCGGAATCGGAGTATTCGGAGTGGCTGAAGAACATTTCCTGGGAAATAGAAAGGGTTCAAAATAGTTACAAAAGGTATAGAAACTATTATGAAGAAAAACTTTATACTGGGGGTATAGGCTTAGAAGCATTTTTGCTCGGCGTAAGCCTATCTTTTACCGAAGGTGAATTTTTGTTAGGTGTTCCAGTTCAGATATCGCGGCTTATCGTGACTCCGTCTATGTTTTTAGGTGGGGAATATTCCGATGCATTTTTCATTACAGCCGGTATAGATGTGTATGAAAATAAGTGGCTTAAAATCCAGCCGTTTGCGGGTGGGTATGACCTCTTTACTGCGGGTTTGCAAGTGGATTACCGTTTTTGGATGTCGAAGACGTGCGGTTCCGAATTTCATGACGCCACCTACCTGACTTTGAAACTTAGGTATATGGGAATTTATAATGCTCCAGAAACCAAAAAAGAATGGCATAACCGTGTTTATTTGGGGCTCGGAGTTCATGTCTGGTAATGAGCGATGGTTCCTTTTGTGAACGGAATTCTTGTGATAATCCTGCCGCTGGGTGGGATTTTCTTGTATTTTTAATTGAAACACAAGGATGGAATATGGATAACTTTAATTTCTACAGCCCCACGGAATTTGTATTTGGTAAAGACCGCGAAAACGAATGTGGTGAGCTCGTTAAAAAGTATGGCGGCACGAAGGTGCTGATTCATTACGGTGGTGGCTCTGCGGTGCGCTCCGGCTTGATTGACCGCGTTAAGGCGTCGCTCAATGCTGCGGGTGTTTCATTTGTGGAGCTCGGCGGTGTGAAGCCGAATCCGCGCGATACGCTCATTTACAAGGGCATCGAGATTGTTCGCCAGAACGGCGTCGACTTTATCCTTGCGGTGGGCGGCGGCTCCGTCATTGATAGCTCGAAGGGCATTGCCGTCGGTTCTCTTTACGATGGCGATTTTTGGGACTTTTATGCGAAAAAGTTGCCGGTCACGAAGGCGCTCCCGATTGGCGTGGTGCAGACGATTGCGGCCGCAGGTTCCGAAGGGAGCGGCGATTCTGTTGTGACAAAAGAAGAGGGAATGCTTAAGCGCGACATTGGTGCTGATGTGATTCGCCCGAGATTTGCGGTGCAGAATCCGGCTTTGCTCTGCACGTTGCCTGCTTATCAGACGGCTTGCGGCATTACCGACATCATGGCTCATGTGTTTGAACGCTACTTCACGAATACTTTGGAAGTCGAAACGACAGACCGCCTTTGCGAAGCTTTGCTCATTACGATGCTTAAGGAAGGTCCGCGCACCATGGCTGAACCTGCCAATTACGAGGCTCGTGCGAACATTATGTGGGCGGGTACGGTAGCCCACAATGGCCTTGTGGGCTGCGGGCGCAGTCAGGACTGGAATAGCCATGCAATTGAACATGAACTCTCGGGACTCTATGACTGTGCCCATGGCGCGGGGCTAGCTGTTATTATGCCGGCGTGGATGGAGTACGTGGTGGACCACAATGTGATGCGTTTTGCGCAAATGGCAACACGCGTTTTTGGCTGCCAGATGAATTTTGAAAACCCGAAAGCGACTGCGCTCGAAGGCATCAAGGCTTTCCGCAAGTTCCTGCATTCTATCGGTATGCCTATCAACTTTGCAGAACTCGGCGCGAAGGAAGAAGACATCCCGACGCTTGTCGAAAAACTGAATCCAGGCGATGGTTGGGGCTTTGTGCCGCTCAAGGCTAAGGACGTGACTGCTATTTATACGATTGCTGCGCATGCCACGTTAGATTAGGCGGATAAATTTGAAAAGTAAAAAACTCCTCGGTTGTGCCGAGGAGTTTTGCTCTATCTAAAATGTTACTGGATTCTTAGTATTCGTTTATCCCGGGCTCGTTCCGGGACTCAGGATGACACGTGGTCATGCAAAATACTTTTCTATACCATTTACTAATGACTATTGACTAATAACCATGGACTAACTAGTCTTTCAAGCAGCGGAGGCTTGCGCCGAATTCTGGATTGAACTTTTCGAACTTGGCGATATCCTTATCGTGGAAGAATACGAGGACGTCTCCTTCGCTTGTCCAGAAGTATGCCTTTTTACCCGCTTCATCAAACTTGCGGTCCTTTATTGCGACATCGCTCTTGGCGAAGTGTGCGCCACCAGCTTTTGCACCAAATCCGAGTTCATCCTTGCCGTTTCCGAAAATTGGAGATTCCGGCTTGATCGGATCCCAGCCGTAGCCAGCTTTGAGGGCGACTCCCGGTTTTTTGCCGGCGACCTTCAGGAGTTTTTGCCATTCAGCCTTGCTTGGCATGTGGAATCCTTCGAGGCAAGCCTTTTGTGCGTTTTGGAAGTCGTAGAGGCGACCCCAGTGGTTGCATTGTGAACAAATTGCACCGGAGGCGGTGGCGAAGTTCATGTTTTCTGCAGTCCAGAGCTGGTCGCCAATGACAATCCATTCGTAGGAGTTTCCATCGCGCGGATCTTTGTAGCTTCCGCTTGTAGCGGGGCTGCCGTCTTCGTTGTATGTTTCACCGAAGGCAACTTGCTTATTTTGCTTGTATTCAGCCTTTGTCGCGACTTTGCCGTTCTTGTGGTAGCGGATAACAGTCCCTTCGATGTAACCGTTCGCGTACGGGAGTTCGGCCTGGAGTGTACCGTCCTTGTAATATTCCTTGGTCACACCCTCGCGGCGGTCATTCACGTAATTGGATTCTCGCTTGAGCGTACCGTCATCGTAGTATTCCTTTTCGATGCCTTCCTTCTTGTCGTTGACGTAGGTGGCTTCGAAGCGGACGTTCCCGTTCGGGTATTTTTCAACACGAACATCGTCGCAGGCGGTAAAAGCAATAGAGCTTGCCGCAATGAATAAGATGGCAGGTAGTTTCATACGATCCTCCTTAGAGTGTGATTTTTCCCGCGGTGGCGAGTAATCCGATTAAGTACAACATCCCGTCATAGTAACGCCAAAAACGATAGGGCACGGAGAGCGCTGCAAGACGTCTGACAAACGGCGTAATGCGTGGGTCATCGAACGGGAGCACTTGCGTGGCGGCTGCGTTCATGGCGATAAGCCCTGGCGTCGCGTTTCTGCCTTGGTGTGGATACGGGCCTCCGTCGACGGAGTAGTCGGAGAGGTACGGCGTGCAGTTCTGGAAGAAGTGCAAGATGCGTTCGCAGATTTCTTTTTCGCTTTCGTGTCCGTGGAAGATGGCATAGTCGAGGCTCAAGTTGAGAGCCACTCGCCATGCGTCTCCGCTAAAGTTGTTGCTTTCGGGGAACCAGGGCATGGCCTTTGGTGAGCCGTCGTATTCGGCGTAATCAGCGCAAAGACCGGTGACCGGGTGGGCCGCCTTCTGCAAAAATTCAATGCTCGCCTGTGCGACTTCAAGCCAGGATTCATCGCCTGTTGCTTCGGCGAACATGCGGTAGAATGCCATTGTGTGGTAGCTTGGGTCGGTAAAGTCGTTGCCGAGAACGGGGGAGAACTTGATGAGTTTGCGTTCCGGATCGATAATCGGGCCTACAAGTTCGTTTTGCGGTTTGTACTTGATATCATGGATGAGCTCCTTGGCATCGTTGAGGAGGTCTTCGCGGTTGAATCTCTTTGCGGCGATAAGGAGGGCGGCGGCAAAGTATTCTTCGCTATCAGGAGCTGCGCCTGGGTCCATCATGGAAAAGTCGGTCGTGTTGACTTGCCATGAAAAATACCCTTTGTGCGGACCATCGTTGTTGCGGACAAAGCGCTTGGAAAAGTTCCAGAGTTTGTCGAACGTGACTTCGTGGTCGGTCAACGCGGCAATGAACATGCCGTAGCTCATGCCTTCAGAACGGATGTCGTCGTGTCCAATGTCGATGATGTATGCCATGTCGTCGGACGCTTCAAAGTAGATGCGCTCGTCGATCGGATCGCCCTCAAAAAGTTTGCTATAGGCATTCTGAATAAGCTGGTCCGCAAAATTGGGACCATATCCAGCTTCAACAAATAAATCTCGCGTCGGGTAGCGTTGCAACATCGTCCTGGTATCCAAAATCATTAATTATTACATGATTTAAAATAAATAAAATCGTATATTAGTGTTGAGGTTATTATGGCTGATATATTGATTTTGGGGCATGGACCGGCCGGTGTCTCGGCTGCCCTTTATGGTCTTCGTGCTGGACTTGAGGTTCAGCTTGTGGGTAAGGATGTAGGTGCGCTTGCAAAGGCCCACAAAATTGAAAATTATTTTGGTCTTGAAAAACCGCTCACGGGAGCTGAACTTGCCGAAGTCGGTAAGAAACAGGCGCTTGCTCTTGGCGCGCAAATCGTAGATGATGAGGTGACGGACCTCATGTTTGACGGTTTTGGTTTTGTGGCGACGGGCTTGAACGGAACGTATCGCGGAAAGGTTTGCGTGATGGCGACGGGCTCTGCCCGCAAGAAGACCCCGCTCCCAGGAATGGCAGAGATGGAAGGCCACGGCGTGAGTTATTGCGCTGTTTGCGATGCATTCTTTTATCGTAAGAAGGATGTGGCAGTGCTTGGTTCGGGCGAGTATGCATTGCATGAAGCGACTGAACTTTTGTCTGTAGTCAACAGCGTGACGCTTTTGACGAACGGTGCTGAGCTCACAGCGAAATTCCCCGAAAGTGTGAAGATTGAAACCCGCAAGATTACGGGGCTCAAGGGCGCCGGGCAATTTGAAGGCGTGAAGTTTGACGATGGTCTTGAAGCCAATTTTGACGGCATGTTCGTCGCTATGGGTAGTGCGAATGCGACGGATCTGGCTTTGAAAGCTGGCGCTGCGTTCGATGCTGGAAAGCTTGTGCTTGATAAGGATTTCCAGACAACAGTTCCAGGACTCTTTGCTGCAGGCGACTGCACGGGTGGCACGCTCCAGGTGGCTGTAGCCGTTGGCGAAGGCGCTATTGCGGGACTTGCTGCAATTAAGTACCTTAGAGAACATAGAGAGTAATTTGGTCTTAGGTATTAGGGGGTAGGTATTAGGCGAATAAATCGCGGCGATGCCGCCCTTTGTAGATGCGCAAAGCGCATGAAATGTTTGTCCTAAAACCTATAACCTGTAACCTATCCCCTAATATGCGACGCATTACGCTTCTTACAAATCCTGACGTTTGCAATTTGCATTGCCCGCTGTGTTTTTTGAACCAGCGGGCTTTGCATAATTGTAATGCGCGGAGTGCTGAGAATGGTAACGGGGTTTGCCCGCCGGATAATGGTAGGGAACGCTTTTTTTATTGTAATAAGGAGCGCCGCGCGTTTGGCATGGGCGAAATGCCTTTTGAAGTTGCGCGGACTGCGATTGAAAAGTATGTTGCGGAGCGGGATGCTTCGGGAAAGCGCTTGTTGCGAGAAGTAATCCCTTCGACGATGGGGGAACC
The sequence above is a segment of the Fibrobacter sp. UBA4297 genome. Coding sequences within it:
- the argJ gene encoding bifunctional glutamate N-acetyltransferase/amino-acid acetyltransferase ArgJ, whose translation is MYTVLEKGGVCSPKGFTASGICAGIKASGNADMALLKSEKAARCFAVFTTNKVKAAPVLYDKAALEHAHFASAVIVNSGNANACTGEKGYADAERMAVLTEEALKLTPKSVLVCSTGVIGHLMPMDKIEAGIPKLVEKLHEDASEEFGRAILTTDLALKSHAVEIKTEKGVVTIGGACKGSGMIHPNMATMLAFITTDLALPIDFFAEFRANIADSFNAITVDGDTSTNDTCIMLANGMSGIKYEDLSLSEQGEFRAALTLVMQSLAKDIVRDGEGATKLIELRIEKAESHEEALRMARFIGTSNLAKCAMFGEDPNWGRILSSAGSSGCNMVAEHTDLYFGEVKVLEGGRPVQLDEKQTAALHAVVRQREYKVTLVLNIGQASASAFTCDLSYGYVKINAEYTT
- a CDS encoding iron-containing alcohol dehydrogenase; the protein is MDNFNFYSPTEFVFGKDRENECGELVKKYGGTKVLIHYGGGSAVRSGLIDRVKASLNAAGVSFVELGGVKPNPRDTLIYKGIEIVRQNGVDFILAVGGGSVIDSSKGIAVGSLYDGDFWDFYAKKLPVTKALPIGVVQTIAAAGSEGSGDSVVTKEEGMLKRDIGADVIRPRFAVQNPALLCTLPAYQTACGITDIMAHVFERYFTNTLEVETTDRLCEALLITMLKEGPRTMAEPANYEARANIMWAGTVAHNGLVGCGRSQDWNSHAIEHELSGLYDCAHGAGLAVIMPAWMEYVVDHNVMRFAQMATRVFGCQMNFENPKATALEGIKAFRKFLHSIGMPINFAELGAKEEDIPTLVEKLNPGDGWGFVPLKAKDVTAIYTIAAHATLD
- a CDS encoding FISUMP domain-containing protein, giving the protein MKLPAILFIAASSIAFTACDDVRVEKYPNGNVRFEATYVNDKKEGIEKEYYDDGTLKRESNYVNDRREGVTKEYYKDGTLQAELPYANGYIEGTVIRYHKNGKVATKAEYKQNKQVAFGETYNEDGSPATSGSYKDPRDGNSYEWIVIGDQLWTAENMNFATASGAICSQCNHWGRLYDFQNAQKACLEGFHMPSKAEWQKLLKVAGKKPGVALKAGYGWDPIKPESPIFGNGKDELGFGAKAGGAHFAKSDVAIKDRKFDEAGKKAYFWTSEGDVLVFFHDKDIAKFEKFNPEFGASLRCLKD
- a CDS encoding glycosyl hydrolase family 8, whose amino-acid sequence is MILDTRTMLQRYPTRDLFVEAGYGPNFADQLIQNAYSKLFEGDPIDERIYFEASDDMAYIIDIGHDDIRSEGMSYGMFIAALTDHEVTFDKLWNFSKRFVRNNDGPHKGYFSWQVNTTDFSMMDPGAAPDSEEYFAAALLIAAKRFNREDLLNDAKELIHDIKYKPQNELVGPIIDPERKLIKFSPVLGNDFTDPSYHTMAFYRMFAEATGDESWLEVAQASIEFLQKAAHPVTGLCADYAEYDGSPKAMPWFPESNNFSGDAWRVALNLSLDYAIFHGHESEKEICERILHFFQNCTPYLSDYSVDGGPYPHQGRNATPGLIAMNAAATQVLPFDDPRITPFVRRLAALSVPYRFWRYYDGMLYLIGLLATAGKITL
- a CDS encoding NAD(P)/FAD-dependent oxidoreductase; protein product: MADILILGHGPAGVSAALYGLRAGLEVQLVGKDVGALAKAHKIENYFGLEKPLTGAELAEVGKKQALALGAQIVDDEVTDLMFDGFGFVATGLNGTYRGKVCVMATGSARKKTPLPGMAEMEGHGVSYCAVCDAFFYRKKDVAVLGSGEYALHEATELLSVVNSVTLLTNGAELTAKFPESVKIETRKITGLKGAGQFEGVKFDDGLEANFDGMFVAMGSANATDLALKAGAAFDAGKLVLDKDFQTTVPGLFAAGDCTGGTLQVAVAVGEGAIAGLAAIKYLREHRE